The stretch of DNA AGCGTTCTGATATACACCAACTCACTCACCCACTGACACCTCTAACAGGCCATTCCCCGCGAGACCCAAGCCGAGACACCTCAAACGCACACACGCGgaccgcagccgccgccgcccatcccgTCAACTTGCCCCGAACCGTCTCATGCAAACGACTCGGTCACAGTGCTCCTTCCTCTCTTCGCCCTGCTGTGACGCAAGGGCACCCCGCCTTGCCAACGGGCCCCACGCGAACACCCGTCACCTCAAGTCTCCCTGATGGACTTGAGGGCTCGGCCGTATCTCGCTTGGGCCAGCGACTtgcgcctcccctcccgcaTCGACTGACATGCAAGGTAGAGCAGTGGTCCAGCATAGGCCAGCCAGATTGCAATAGCGGCACCCAACAGATTAGGCCACACACTGCCATCGAGTTATACGCCTCATCGCAATGTCCCGTAAGTAGCAGACAATGCGTGTTTTGAAGTGTCGTGATTGTATTGTGATGGAACTGATGCCGCTGTTTACGAAGCAGCCAGTAACTTCCCCCATGTATCTTGGCCAGGCTGGTCAGCCATTCGGCTATGACTTgttgcctcctcctcctcctccgtgcTTCTTTCCGTGCGTGTATATATATACAAAGCAAACACTCGTACATGAGCACGGAGTGAGAGATTCTCCAACGCCATTTGTCATCGCAGACGCCGTCATGCCTCCATGGCAAGCAAACAATCAAAAAAGGGAAACGTCAACAATCGAGAGAACATAGGAATCGCGCGCTCGCGTCGTTGTAGGAGTGGTCTGTCCCGCATCAGGGGTTCATGCCCACGAGTATGCCTCAAAGCAATGATCTACGCCGATGCGCGCTTCATCCGGGCCGTTAGGCCGAAAAGAAACCCAAGTAAGCGTCCCGGCCCGTGCGCCGTTCGGGAGCTGCATCCTGTCCAGCAACTCAGGACGCGCGCGGGCATGCATAATGGCATCCGAATACACTATATACGCACCCAGTCGGTCGTCTAGTGCTCATAGCCGGCTCCACGCTGCCAGGGGCTGTCATGTCCACTCGTCAGCATCCTCCATCCATGCCTTGTAACATGGGGGGAGGATATGCTTACCTTGCATTGTTTTGTGAGCGATAGCCAGCGGGACTCGCGTTCTGGTGTGACCGTTGCTGGCCAAGCGAGGATCCCGATCGCTGATacgggctcggcgacgccgagcggaATGGGCTCTCTGgccgctgccctgccggGAAAAGCGGCATCGACGGATTCACAGGGGATCGAGGTCCACCCTGGTGGAAAGAGTGCTGCGACGCGGCAGCCGGGTCCGTTCGGCGGCGCATGTCGTCCGAAGTGAGCGACTcgttgtcatcgtcgaggtcgaggtgcgACTTGTACCCGGCCTTatcgccgcgcgccgtcgcggccagAGCGTCGAGCTCCGTAGTCGTGTTCAGCTGCGTCTGCGACTTCATGAACGAGGCGCggtcgtcggccatgaaTTGGTAGCGGGCATCGGGGTTCTTGCGGAAGAACGTAACAGTCGTCGACACGATGACCATGATGAGCAGGATCAAGGAGAAGGCGGCATTAAGGACGAAGAGCACGACACCCACAACGCCCACAACAATGGTCGGGGCGCCAAAGACGTTAGAGAagatgaggaggaagatgcCATTGAGAAAGTTGATGACGCAAATGGCAATGTTGAACGAGTTGGTGCTCTTGTCCATCCAGGGTCGCAGAACCGacgcggcgatgagggcaCCAGCCTCGATGATGACAAAACCCACAGCCTGGGCAACAGCGCTCTTCTGCGCAAAGGCGACGAACATGGCCTTGATCAGGGTGTATCCAAGGACCGGAGCGATGAAGTAGTAGGCCGAAGCGCGGAACTGGATATAGAGGAAGCCCCACTTGTTGAGCGCCTGAGGGTCCGAGAAGAGAATGTAGGCCGGGTTCCTGTGCATCGcgacggagcggcgggcgatACGGATGACCTTGCTGGCGCCCCAGGCGAGAGTGATAGCCATaccgaagaagaagaagacggcgaggacaacTTCGGCGGGAGAGTCGACCTGGGTAAACTCCCAGAGGCAAAGGATGGCCATCTGAGGGAAGCCGATGAGGGCGACACGGAACAGGATGCCCTTGAGGACCGTGAGCCAGCCGTTGCGGAACTCGAAGAACTTGTCCTTGTCCATCCACTTCTGCTTCACGCATAGCTCGCAGATGCCCTTGAACGCCGCTACCGCCAGGACGGTGAGGACGACAAAGATGCAGAAGAAGGTCAGGCCCGTCATAAAGAGGTTGGTGGTCTCGATCCTAGACTTGAACGCCACACGCTGAATTCCAAACACAATGTACGACCCCGAGCCGGTAGTGAGGTTGGAGCGCTTCATCAGCTTACCCGCTGTCTGAACGGCCGTCTtgggcatcatggccagACCGCGGTTGAATAGGCTTAGGGCCGGCTGAGCATACTCGGCAGAGCGCTTAAGGGAACGCTTAGCGACCTGGACAGACACGGTGGTGAGAGAATCGAAAATAGTCGACGgcgtgccgcccgtggcTCGCTGGTACCAGGTAAAGATGTCCTGCATAAACCCGACTCGGATGATGCCCATGGACCACTGAAAGTCCATGGTCCAGGCCTGCACAATAGGGGGAAGCGGAACGCCGGTCAGACCGACAATCGCCTGGGCCTGGAAGTAGCCGAATAGAGCTAGAGagttggcggcgacgtgggcggcagcaTTGGAGTGGCCCAGGCCATTGACCACGGCCGAAGACAGGAGAGCCAGGCCGGCAATGATGGCCGTGGCCCACTTGACGCCAACCAAGTTGACGGTCTTTCCGTTGGAGatgtcggcctcgacgcagGCAACGCTCTCACCGGTAGAAGTGAGGTTAACATAgaccttgaccttggcgtcgaggtcggggATGTTATAGGCGATGCCGGGGATATTcttggcggcatcatcgccgacgtTGAGGTTGAAACCGAACGAGTTCTTGCCGGCAACCATGGGGCAGAGACCAGCAAGATCCATGTCGCATGGGTTAAGAGTTCTCCGAAGGAACTGATAACCGTAGGCCGAGATGGCAAGGTCAAACATGACCTTGCCCTGGATGGAGGAGGTGACCACCATCTGCACGCTGGCCGAGCCGTTGGAAGGCGTGTAGACGACATTGAAGAGCGAGGCTGAGAAACTCGAGTCCTGCTGACAGGTGTTGAGTGAATtagacagcagcagcctttCCGCCGAAGCAGGCGCCatgagcgccgccatggacgagagcagcaccagcggtGCTTTGAAGAAGGACCGCATCTTGGACGGTGTTGCAGTAGTTACTGGGATGGTTGGGGTGCGAGGTcacggggcgggcgtgtgTCGGATTTGCCGCCCGGGGCGCcgcgagcgtcgtcgtcctgcgaAACGCTTCGACTCAATCGACGTGGTCGTTGAGAtttgcggcggcaggaggcGAGGCTCGGGAGTCCTGCTGCTCGGGGCCACGGACCACTCCTTGTCGTGGGCCGGTCGTCGTGCTTGTTGTCgagcggggagggggcggaTGTGAGCAGTCGTCCACGTAATCGGGAGGCCTGCTACGGTCGCACGACGAGATTGAGTTTACGCACGCGCCGATCGGGTCCGTCAGTGACGATGCGTCGAAGCGTTGGTCGAAgtcgacgagcgaggcgggcgcgagcggTGGTAGTAGCGGTTGGTTGGGGGGGTGAGAGTGCAAGCGAGAACGAGGGAAATCTGCCGGAGAGAATAGAGCGGTTGCAACGGAACGGAAATAGAGGCTGTTTgagaaaaaagaagaagcgaaaggacggccgggtcgcgtcgagaagaagggcgagcGACGCCAGACGATGACGCGAAGGCGGTGGTAAGCGAGCGATGAGGTgctggttggtggtggtggtggtgtttgttGTTGATTGACGGAGTGATGATTCCCTCTGGGCGGCCGGGAGAGAGGACGGGAGGAGAAGGGAatgatggaggagggaggaatAGCGGAGGTtgacgtcgcgcagcagcgagcaCCACAGCaaacagccagccagcccgggcACCCAAGCAAGGACGGCGGACGGAACCAGCGACAGGGGGTGGCAGAATGCAATGCACGACTGGGGAGGGGCGCGACGGAGGGAGCGCACAGATAgtggagggaggagggcgggctggcttggctggctggctggctggctggctggacggacggatgcaGCGTCAACGAAAGGCGAATcaagcgcggcgcggcgggttaggtggtggtggtctgCCCACCCCCCAGTTTAGCGCCAGCGAGCCCATTtttgacctcgacggcggcggcgggccttCTGCTAACGCATCTTGGACTGTATCGGCCATGTGGGGCAAACCGGGCTGTGCAGTACATGTTGCGGGCCGCACAGGACTGTGCGTCGAGCAGGTACCAGTCGCGTCCCACGACCTCGGCGGGGAGGTGATCTCGTATCCGCCCTAACAGCTGTACTTGGCGGGCACCCCCTGGACTGGATCGAGAAAGCTTGCCAGTTCATTCAGGGTGGTGGGCacgagagcgacgagagTGTCTTGCGCGCGCGTTCCATGGCGGGCATTTCGACGGCGGGCTCTGCTCTCGGCGTACAGAGAGCACCTAGACAGACGAACCACTGGGGGGGGTAAGTCGGGGTTTGGGTGGACGGCGCACCGAGCGGACGGGCTCTGTTGCTACGAAGCATTTCTTGGAGTACCACAGCGGGTAGTAGGGA from Purpureocillium takamizusanense chromosome 6, complete sequence encodes:
- the FLC3_3 gene encoding Putative flavin carrier protein 3 (COG:S~TransMembrane:7 (n7-18c24/25o344-366i387-407o427-445i487-507o513-533i545-565o571-604i)~SECRETED:SignalP(1-24~SECRETED:cutsite=ASA-ER~SECRETED:prob=0.8889)~EggNog:ENOG503NW1I) — its product is MRSFFKAPLVLLSSMAALMAPASAERLLLSNSLNTCQQDSSFSASLFNVVYTPSNGSASVQMVVTSSIQGKVMFDLAISAYGYQFLRRTLNPCDMDLAGLCPMVAGKNSFGFNLNVGDDAAKNIPGIAYNIPDLDAKVKVYVNLTSTGESVACVEADISNGKTVNLVGVKWATAIIAGLALLSSAVVNGLGHSNAAAHVAANSLALFGYFQAQAIVGLTGVPLPPIVQAWTMDFQWSMGIIRVGFMQDIFTWYQRATGGTPSTIFDSLTTVSVQVAKRSLKRSAEYAQPALSLFNRGLAMMPKTAVQTAGKLMKRSNLTTGSGSYIVFGIQRVAFKSRIETTNLFMTGLTFFCIFVVLTVLAVAAFKGICELCVKQKWMDKDKFFEFRNGWLTVLKGILFRVALIGFPQMAILCLWEFTQVDSPAEVVLAVFFFFGMAITLAWGASKVIRIARRSVAMHRNPAYILFSDPQALNKWGFLYIQFRASAYYFIAPVLGYTLIKAMFVAFAQKSAVAQAVGFVIIEAGALIAASVLRPWMDKSTNSFNIAICVINFLNGIFLLIFSNVFGAPTIVVGVVGVVLFVLNAAFSLILLIMVIVSTTVTFFRKNPDARYQFMADDRASFMKSQTQLNTTTELDALAATARGDKAGYKSHLDLDDDNESLTSDDMRRRTDPAAASQHSFHQGGPRSPVNPSMPLFPAGQRPESPFRSASPSPYQRSGSSLGQQRSHQNASPAGYRSQNNASPWQRGAGYEH